The following proteins come from a genomic window of Pseudomonas sp. Z8(2022):
- the pilV gene encoding type IV pilus modification protein PilV, whose translation MSNNKGFSLIEVLVALLLTTVGVLGMVALQGRSIQYTQDSVQRNTAVSLANELIEIARANPQALYNSPAPKFPINSGMKEDSLFYKEKGEDFADREACVTSTTRLAETPKEQRDCWADKVEAMLPGGATVFESESSICRSSTPGDCDGAGSMLEIRLAWQVRDGACLNADDPDSTVCTYTVRVEP comes from the coding sequence ATGAGCAATAACAAAGGTTTCAGCCTCATCGAGGTATTGGTCGCCCTCTTGCTGACCACTGTTGGCGTGCTCGGCATGGTTGCCTTGCAAGGACGCAGCATTCAGTACACACAGGATTCAGTTCAGCGCAACACGGCCGTTTCGCTGGCTAACGAGTTGATTGAAATAGCTCGGGCAAATCCGCAAGCGCTTTACAACTCACCGGCCCCGAAGTTCCCGATCAACAGCGGAATGAAAGAAGACTCTCTCTTTTACAAAGAGAAAGGCGAAGACTTCGCAGACCGAGAAGCGTGCGTCACCAGCACAACACGCCTTGCCGAAACACCGAAAGAGCAGCGCGACTGCTGGGCCGACAAGGTCGAAGCGATGCTGCCTGGCGGAGCCACAGTATTCGAGAGCGAGTCCAGCATCTGCCGCAGCTCAACCCCTGGCGACTGTGACGGTGCAGGCTCCATGCTCGAAATTCGCCTCGCCTGGCAGGTGCGTGACGGCGCCTGCCTAAATGCTGATGACCCGGACTCCACCGTATGCACCTACACCGTTAGGGTAGAACCATGA